The following are from one region of the Candidatus Thorarchaeota archaeon genome:
- a CDS encoding amidohydrolase family protein, which translates to MSRSMLRYDGPIFDAHTHVVNMDALGLLVRVGQQHGLRRALLIVHGHPIEPIARKFPGMFVFAKYFLSADLFAHGTESAVRAARTMREEGFSVAKMHFAPFWSQRLNLASSAPPVSSPLFDPVFDALAEDELPVLIHVSDPDTYYAQRYSDVKLYGTKEEHLQELEDRLGRSPRVMFQVAHFAAQPETHRLANLSRMFDRYPNLFVDTGSARWMARELGKDVNAARAFIRRHSDRILFGTDCVANSLDESYYTGRYESERILFESDVIGMPLPFPDTDTASSGGTVINGLNLDDDQLRRIYWENAQRLYSTS; encoded by the coding sequence ATGTCCCGCAGCATGCTCCGATATGACGGTCCCATATTCGATGCACACACGCATGTTGTCAACATGGATGCCCTTGGTCTTCTCGTGAGAGTGGGGCAGCAGCATGGACTTCGAAGAGCTCTTCTGATTGTCCACGGCCACCCGATTGAGCCAATCGCTCGCAAGTTCCCGGGGATGTTTGTCTTTGCCAAGTACTTTCTTAGTGCGGACCTGTTTGCACACGGCACGGAGTCTGCGGTGAGAGCTGCAAGGACAATGCGGGAAGAGGGTTTCTCTGTCGCCAAGATGCACTTTGCCCCCTTCTGGTCGCAGAGACTGAACCTCGCTTCGTCTGCGCCACCGGTCAGCAGCCCGCTGTTTGACCCGGTATTCGATGCGCTGGCGGAAGACGAACTGCCGGTGCTAATCCATGTCAGCGATCCGGACACATACTATGCACAGCGGTATTCTGACGTGAAGCTCTATGGTACAAAAGAGGAACACCTTCAAGAGCTGGAGGATAGGCTTGGCAGGTCGCCGAGAGTCATGTTCCAAGTGGCGCACTTTGCTGCGCAACCGGAGACCCACCGTCTTGCCAACCTCTCGCGCATGTTCGACAGATACCCAAACCTCTTTGTGGATACCGGTTCTGCAAGATGGATGGCGAGAGAACTCGGCAAAGATGTCAACGCTGCCAGGGCGTTCATCAGAAGACACTCGGACAGGATACTCTTCGGCACAGACTGCGTGGCGAACTCGCTGGACGAGAGCTACTACACGGGAAGATACGAGTCCGAACGCATATTGTTCGAGTCCGACGTCATAGGCATGCCTCTGCCATTCCCCGACACCGACACTGCAAGTTCCGGTGGGACTGTGATCAATGGCCTTAACCTTGACGATGACCAGCTGAGAAGAATCTACTGGGAGAATGCACAGCGGCTCTATTCTACCTCATAG